A genomic region of Papaver somniferum cultivar HN1 chromosome 7, ASM357369v1, whole genome shotgun sequence contains the following coding sequences:
- the LOC113293751 gene encoding uncharacterized protein LOC113293751, with the protein MLRFIDLVLCLLVLISLAHEELIEGNTIQNVVNKSIIKTIKVETDEVIDCYDIYRQPSLNHPLLYNHTIQMAPSSYPKGMKLDNFGTFQLKQTWHKYGLCPEGTIPIRRKAKNYDPILLHKHSPLKLSPYKTNVTSSDDVNSVHSHEYATIEVEGYFLGAQAKINLWKPVTEIYGEMSISQVWVTAGPDDNVNTIEAGWQVFRRLHGDDYTRFFIYWTNDGYRSSGCYDLMCDGFVHISSTIALGCNFTEVSTFNGSQKDATFSIHKDQSSGHWWVQLQGILVGYYPSFLFKELSKWATQVSWGGEITNWKSKGRHTSTQMGSGHFPSEGGLKTSSYFNWVQVVNKNYTAEDPENVVIHVTNPDCYDLKIDDDHYDTNGYGFYYGGPGYNDKCQ; encoded by the exons ATGTTGAGATTTATCGACTTAGTACTCTGTCTTCTCGTATTAATAAGTCTCGCTCATGAAGAACTAATTGAAGGAAATACGATTCAAAATGTGGTgaacaaatcaataatcaaaaccaTTAAG GTTGAAACTGATGAAGTCATCGATTGCTATGATATTTATAGACAACCGAGTCTTAATCATCCTTTGCTTTATAATCACACAATACAG ATGGCACCAAGTTCGTACCCGAAAGGAATGAAACTGGATAATTTTGGGACATTTCAACTTAAACAAACTTGGCATAAGTATGGATTATGTCCAGAAGGAACTATTCCTATTCGAAGGAAAGCAAAAAACTACGATCCCATACTTTTGCATAAACATAGCCCTTTAAAATTATCACCTTATAAGACTAATGTTACATCATCGGACGACGTTAATAGCGTCCATTCTCATGAG TACGCAACCATTGAGGTGGAGGGATATTTTCTAGGAGCACAAGCAAAAATCAATCTTTGGAAACCGGTTACCGAAATATACGGTGAAATGAGTATATCCCAAGTTTGGGTTACAGCCGGTCCCGACGATAATGTCAACACTATTGAAGCTGGATGGCAA GTGTTTAGGAGACTACATGGTGATGATTATACCAGGTTTTTCATATACTGGACG AATGACGGATACAGGAGCTCGGGTTGTTACGACCTCATGTGTGATGGTTTTGTGCACATATCGTCAACTATCGCCCTTGGATGCAATTTCACTGAGGTTTCCACCTTCAACGGTAGCCAAAAAGATGCCACCTTTAGTATCCACAAG GACCAAAGTAGTGGACACTGGTGGGTACAACTACAAGGTATTTTGGTGGGATATTACCCAAGTTTTCTCTTCAAAGAATTATCAAAATGGGCAACACAAGTAAGTTGGGGTGGAGAAATCACTAATTGGAAAAGTAAAGGACGGCATACATCGACTCAAATGGGTAGCGGTCATTTCCCTTCGGAAGGTGGTTTGAAAACATCGAGTTATTTTAATTGGGTTCAAGTAGTTAATAAAAATTATACGGCCGAGGACCCTGAAAATGTTGTGATACATGTTACGAATCCAGACTGCTATGATTTGAAGATTGATGATGACCATTATGATACAAATGGATACGGTTTTTACTATGGAGGGCCAGGTTATAATGATAAATGTCAGTAA
- the LOC113296520 gene encoding uncharacterized protein LOC113296520 translates to MAENTSSSANGNHNEPPPDSDAMEKIRKKEQEEREEFERLRVENDVEFQLWMRKLDAKKARRHKQKLQRRGGWKCSWGKTRSVTESDSEDEENNCEGVEDEENSDDSIKRDEREKQAERKKRKRQEFEDVMYKCYLTEKKKNPRKCARTMSKPLNVDSDGEEIPGLDLDGEPVFSGSQMVVCNEAEDEEEETEDDDLQGPYTLRQ, encoded by the exons ATGGCAGAGAATACTAGTAGTTCAGCAAATGGAAATCACAACGAGCCACCACCCGATTCAGATGCAATG GAGAAGATAAGGAAGAAAGAACAAGAGGAGCGAGAAGAATTTGAAAGATTAAGGGTTGAAAATGATGTGGAATTTCAGTTGTGGATGAGAAAGTTGGATGCCAAAAAGGCACGTCGACACAAGCAGAAGCTTCAACGACGAGGAGGGTGGAAGTGTTCATGGGGGAAAACTCGCAGCGTGACTGAaagtgatagtgaagatgaagaaaataactgtGAAGGAGTAGAAGATGAGGAGAACAGTGATGATTCGATAAAGAGAGATGAGAGAGAAAAACAggcagagaggaagaagaggaaaaggCAAGAGTTTGAAGATGTGATGTACAAGTGTTATCTCaccgaaaagaagaaaaaccctcGTAAGTGTGCTCGAACCATGTCAAAACCCCTAAACGTGGATTCTGACGGAGAGGAGATTCCTGGGTTAGACCTCGATGGGGAGCCTGTTTTTTCCGGCAGTCAGATGGTGGTTTGCAATGAagcagaagatgaggaagaagaaaccGAAGATGATGATCTCCAGGGTCCCTACACATTGAGACAATGA